A genomic region of Corallococcus macrosporus contains the following coding sequences:
- the nrfD gene encoding NrfD/PsrC family molybdoenzyme membrane anchor subunit, with protein MAETAHLPLDPLEPRDLVAPHHDDKSLNETLLDHVWRKPGKGWFMLLGITSAALGLLVVGVTYTLARGIGVWGNNQPVGWAFDIINFVWWVGIGHAGTLISAILLLFQQKWRTSINRFAEAMTLFAVMCAGLFPLLHTGRPWFAFWLFPYPSTLGAWAQFRSPLVWDVFAISTYLTVSALFWYVGLIPDLAALRDSSKGKLQRTIYGLFALGWRGSGRHWHNYKIGYLLLAGLSTPLVVSVHTIVSFDFAVSQIPGWHATIFPPYFVAGAVFSGFAMVITLIVPARKYLGLRDVITDRHLENMNKVILATGLLVSYGYLMEHFIAWYSMNQYEFWTFYVNRATGPYAGVYWLMITCNVVTPNIFWFKKARTSIPIMWVASIAVNIGMWCERFIIIVTSLSQDFLPSSWDIYTPTWVDWCIYIGTLGLFGTLFLLFLKFVPAVAVSEVKELQLELKHAAHAAHGHGADTAGAGSLTHGAH; from the coding sequence ATGGCCGAGACCGCACACCTCCCGCTCGACCCCCTCGAGCCCCGGGACCTCGTCGCGCCGCACCACGACGACAAGTCCCTCAATGAGACGCTGCTGGACCATGTCTGGCGCAAGCCCGGCAAGGGCTGGTTCATGCTGCTGGGCATCACGTCCGCGGCGCTGGGCCTCCTGGTCGTCGGCGTCACGTACACCCTCGCGCGCGGCATCGGCGTGTGGGGCAACAACCAGCCCGTCGGCTGGGCGTTCGACATCATCAACTTCGTCTGGTGGGTCGGTATCGGCCACGCCGGTACGCTCATCTCCGCCATCCTCCTGCTCTTCCAGCAGAAGTGGCGCACGAGCATCAACCGCTTCGCGGAAGCCATGACGCTGTTCGCGGTCATGTGCGCCGGCCTGTTCCCGCTGCTGCACACGGGCCGTCCCTGGTTCGCCTTCTGGCTGTTCCCCTACCCCAGCACCCTGGGCGCCTGGGCGCAGTTCCGCTCGCCGCTCGTGTGGGACGTGTTCGCCATCTCCACGTACCTCACGGTGTCCGCGCTCTTTTGGTACGTGGGCCTCATCCCGGACCTGGCCGCCCTGCGTGACTCCTCCAAGGGCAAGCTGCAGCGCACCATCTACGGCCTGTTCGCCCTGGGCTGGCGCGGCTCCGGCCGTCACTGGCACAACTACAAGATCGGCTACCTGCTGCTCGCCGGTCTGTCGACGCCGCTGGTGGTGTCCGTGCACACCATCGTTTCGTTCGACTTCGCCGTCTCCCAGATTCCGGGCTGGCACGCGACCATCTTCCCGCCCTACTTCGTGGCCGGCGCCGTGTTCAGCGGCTTCGCGATGGTGATCACGCTCATCGTGCCCGCCCGCAAGTACCTGGGCCTCCGGGACGTCATCACCGACCGCCACCTGGAGAACATGAACAAGGTCATCCTGGCGACGGGTCTGCTCGTGTCCTACGGCTACCTGATGGAGCACTTCATCGCCTGGTACTCCATGAACCAGTACGAGTTCTGGACCTTCTACGTGAACCGCGCCACGGGCCCCTACGCCGGCGTGTACTGGCTGATGATCACCTGCAACGTGGTCACCCCGAACATCTTCTGGTTCAAGAAGGCGCGCACCAGCATCCCCATCATGTGGGTGGCGTCCATCGCGGTGAACATCGGCATGTGGTGCGAGCGCTTCATCATCATCGTGACGTCGCTCTCCCAGGACTTCCTCCCCTCGTCGTGGGACATCTACACGCCGACCTGGGTGGACTGGTGCATCTACATCGGCACCCTGGGCCTGTTCGGCACCCTGTTCCTCCTGTTCCTCAAGTTCGTTCCCGCCGTCGCGGTGAGCGAGGTGAAGGAGCTCCAGCTGGAGCTCAAGCACGCCGCCCACGCTGCCCACGGCCACGGCGCGGACACCGCCGGGGCGGGTTCCCTCACCCACGGAGCGCACTAG
- a CDS encoding TAT-variant-translocated molybdopterin oxidoreductase, whose protein sequence is MNTKPDSAPAQDTPSSFALPVVSGRNEAAPHAHAHDDVVTEALEHASTRAVAAEGAYGKTYWLGLEEKLATPEFLEETRPEFPVGADLPPTGFARREFMQLLGASLALAGATACSTRPQDERLVAYTKTPPEVTPGNPLHYASGMTLAGHTSGLLITAREGRPVKVEGNPQHPINKGAAGVFEQAFLLSLYDPQRARVLRKGNNPRSLRVLAEEVSTLVSQKAAADGGSRLRFLTEPISSPLLRDVNARIQKKLPNARFHTFASTAHESAAQAHRALFGQPVQAVYDLTRADIIVSLDADFLESRPENLALNRQFADRRDPKNGELNRLYVAEARMSITGGMADHRLRVKSAEVFGIAAALAQAVGGPAASLGSAASGKAGTVRPEVSSWVQAVAQDLRSKTGRSVVIAGERQPAAVHALAQAINVALGNVGATVQVVPAAAPEATGLAEVRALVEDIKAGRVDTLVITATNPVYALPVDAGLAEVLDPKQNANRKSLSVLYAGHYEDETSQFADWFVPLAHQLETWSDGRAVDGTVSIAQPLIQPLFNGVPEAELFALFLDEPFRPAYQMLRDYWTAQGGEAGRADFETRWETWVSEGVVPGSISAAVTATPDLNAASSLVAAYQPPAAGELEINFVHDYKVLDGRFANNAWLQELPDPITKIVWENAAILSPATAKRLGLENNHVAELEYGGRKLQVPVTVLPGHADDTVTVALGYGRTGLHEVVAKGVGFNANQLRSVNAPWFDGGAKLTKVRGSHKFARTQYHWRMEGRPLALDMAVSELKHPSKATEHTLERVQAKYELGKQNNLPDFQYATKPDEGYKWGMSIDLSRCTGCNACVVACQAENNIPVVGKEQVGRGREMHWLRIDRYFEGNENDPTMVMQPVACVHCEKAPCEYVCPVNATVHSDEGLNDMVYNRCIGTRYCSNNCPYKVRRFNYLHYTQGKTPTEKMLMNPDVTVRNRGVMEKCTYCVQRIERVRINARVEKRLIQETELQTACQQTCPTQAIAFGSLADPAQRVTQLHEDERAYRLLHELGTRPRTAHLIRLRNPNPALVAAAPAEAPAHEGGH, encoded by the coding sequence ATGAACACCAAGCCTGACAGCGCGCCCGCGCAGGACACCCCCTCGTCGTTCGCGCTCCCGGTCGTCTCGGGCCGCAACGAGGCCGCCCCCCACGCGCACGCCCACGACGACGTCGTGACCGAAGCGCTCGAGCACGCCTCCACCCGCGCCGTCGCCGCGGAAGGCGCGTACGGCAAGACGTACTGGCTCGGCCTGGAGGAGAAGCTCGCCACGCCGGAGTTCCTGGAGGAGACCCGCCCGGAGTTCCCCGTCGGCGCGGACCTGCCCCCCACCGGCTTCGCCCGCCGCGAGTTCATGCAGCTGCTGGGCGCGTCGCTCGCCCTGGCCGGCGCCACCGCGTGCAGCACCCGTCCCCAGGACGAGCGGCTGGTCGCGTACACGAAGACGCCGCCGGAAGTCACTCCGGGCAACCCGCTGCACTACGCGTCCGGCATGACGCTGGCGGGCCACACCTCCGGCCTGCTCATCACCGCGCGTGAAGGCCGCCCGGTCAAGGTCGAGGGCAACCCCCAGCACCCCATCAACAAGGGCGCCGCGGGTGTGTTCGAGCAGGCGTTCCTGCTCTCCCTCTATGACCCGCAGCGCGCCCGCGTGCTGCGCAAGGGCAACAACCCCCGCTCGCTGCGCGTGCTGGCCGAGGAGGTCTCCACCCTCGTCAGCCAGAAGGCCGCGGCCGACGGCGGCAGCCGCCTGCGCTTCCTCACCGAGCCCATCAGCTCCCCGCTGCTGCGCGACGTGAACGCCCGCATCCAGAAGAAGCTGCCCAACGCGCGCTTCCACACGTTCGCGTCCACGGCCCACGAGTCCGCGGCGCAGGCCCACCGCGCCCTCTTCGGCCAGCCCGTGCAGGCCGTCTACGACCTGACCCGCGCGGACATCATCGTCTCCCTGGACGCGGACTTCCTGGAGAGCCGCCCGGAGAACCTGGCCCTCAACCGCCAGTTCGCGGACCGCCGCGACCCGAAGAACGGCGAGCTCAACCGCCTGTACGTGGCGGAAGCCCGCATGTCCATCACGGGCGGCATGGCGGACCACCGCCTGCGCGTGAAGTCCGCCGAGGTCTTCGGCATCGCCGCCGCGCTGGCGCAGGCCGTGGGTGGCCCCGCCGCCAGCCTGGGCTCCGCCGCGTCCGGCAAGGCCGGCACGGTGCGCCCGGAGGTCTCCTCGTGGGTGCAGGCCGTGGCCCAGGACCTGCGCTCCAAGACCGGCCGCAGCGTGGTCATCGCCGGTGAGCGTCAGCCCGCCGCCGTGCACGCGCTGGCCCAGGCCATCAACGTCGCGCTGGGCAACGTGGGCGCGACCGTGCAGGTCGTCCCGGCCGCCGCGCCGGAGGCCACCGGCCTCGCGGAAGTGCGCGCCCTGGTGGAGGACATCAAGGCCGGCCGCGTGGACACGCTGGTCATCACCGCCACCAACCCCGTCTACGCCCTGCCGGTGGACGCGGGCCTGGCGGAGGTGCTGGACCCCAAGCAGAACGCCAACCGCAAGTCGCTGTCCGTCCTGTACGCGGGTCACTACGAGGACGAGACCTCCCAGTTCGCTGACTGGTTCGTGCCCCTAGCGCACCAGCTGGAGACCTGGAGCGACGGCCGCGCGGTGGACGGCACCGTCAGCATCGCCCAGCCCCTCATCCAGCCGCTCTTCAACGGCGTGCCGGAAGCGGAGCTGTTCGCGCTGTTCCTCGACGAGCCGTTCCGCCCCGCCTACCAGATGCTGCGCGACTACTGGACCGCGCAGGGTGGCGAGGCCGGCCGCGCCGACTTCGAGACCCGCTGGGAGACCTGGGTCTCCGAGGGCGTCGTCCCCGGCAGCATCTCCGCCGCGGTGACGGCCACGCCGGACCTGAACGCCGCCTCCTCGCTGGTGGCCGCGTACCAGCCGCCGGCCGCCGGTGAGCTGGAGATCAACTTCGTCCACGACTACAAGGTCCTGGACGGTCGCTTCGCCAACAACGCGTGGCTCCAGGAGCTGCCGGACCCCATCACGAAGATCGTCTGGGAGAACGCGGCCATCCTCAGCCCCGCCACCGCCAAGCGGCTGGGCCTGGAGAACAACCACGTCGCGGAGCTGGAGTACGGCGGCCGCAAGCTGCAGGTCCCCGTCACCGTCCTCCCCGGCCACGCGGACGACACCGTGACCGTGGCCCTGGGCTACGGCCGCACCGGCCTCCACGAGGTCGTGGCCAAGGGCGTGGGCTTCAACGCCAACCAGCTGCGCAGCGTGAACGCCCCCTGGTTCGACGGCGGCGCCAAGCTGACCAAGGTCCGCGGCAGCCACAAGTTCGCCCGCACCCAGTACCACTGGCGCATGGAGGGCCGCCCGCTGGCGCTCGACATGGCCGTCAGCGAGCTCAAGCACCCGTCGAAGGCGACGGAGCACACGCTCGAGCGCGTCCAGGCGAAGTACGAGCTGGGCAAGCAGAACAACCTGCCCGACTTCCAGTACGCCACCAAGCCGGACGAGGGCTACAAGTGGGGCATGTCCATCGACCTGTCGCGCTGCACGGGCTGCAACGCGTGCGTCGTGGCGTGCCAGGCGGAGAACAACATCCCCGTCGTCGGCAAGGAGCAGGTGGGCCGCGGCCGTGAGATGCACTGGCTGCGCATCGACCGCTACTTCGAGGGCAACGAGAACGACCCCACCATGGTCATGCAGCCTGTCGCGTGCGTGCACTGCGAGAAGGCCCCCTGCGAGTACGTCTGCCCGGTGAACGCCACCGTGCACTCGGACGAGGGCCTCAACGACATGGTGTACAACCGCTGCATCGGCACGCGGTACTGCTCCAACAACTGCCCGTACAAGGTCCGCCGCTTCAACTACCTGCACTACACGCAGGGCAAGACGCCGACCGAGAAGATGCTCATGAACCCGGACGTCACGGTGCGCAACCGCGGCGTCATGGAGAAGTGCACCTACTGCGTGCAGCGCATCGAGCGGGTCCGCATCAACGCCCGCGTCGAGAAGCGCCTCATCCAGGAGACGGAGCTCCAGACGGCGTGCCAGCAGACCTGCCCCACGCAGGCCATCGCCTTCGGCTCCCTGGCGGACCCCGCCCAGCGCGTCACCCAGCTCCACGAGGACGAGCGTGCCTACCGGCTCCTGCACGAGCTGGGCACCCGCCCCCGCACCGCCCACCTCATCCGCCTGCGCAACCCCAACCCCGCCCTCGTGGCCGCTGCCCCTGCTGAAGCGCCGGCGCACGAAGGAGGTCACTGA
- a CDS encoding cytochrome c3 family protein, whose translation MSGPLFPRWTNTVSRLSAAMLLAVPAIAIGGLLAYVRSPLVTNQARPVEQPIEFDHRHHAGDEQIDCRYCHWTVEKSPSAGIPSTTVCMSCHAQVWNKSPYLTEVRKAFFADQPIPWVRVHNLPDFVYFNHSIHVGKGVGCATCHGRVDQMGAIEQAAPLTMSWCLDCHRNPGPNLRPQEFITSMTWAPPTEKAEASALAEKLSKEYDVHSRTSCSTCHR comes from the coding sequence ATGAGCGGCCCTCTCTTCCCACGCTGGACGAATACGGTGTCGCGCCTGTCGGCCGCGATGCTCCTCGCCGTGCCCGCCATCGCCATCGGCGGCCTCCTGGCCTACGTGCGCTCGCCGCTCGTGACCAATCAGGCCCGCCCGGTGGAACAGCCCATCGAGTTCGACCACCGGCACCACGCCGGCGACGAACAGATTGACTGTCGCTACTGCCACTGGACGGTGGAGAAGTCCCCGTCGGCGGGCATCCCCTCCACCACCGTGTGCATGTCCTGCCACGCGCAGGTGTGGAACAAGAGCCCGTACCTCACCGAGGTCCGCAAGGCGTTCTTCGCTGACCAGCCCATCCCCTGGGTCCGCGTCCACAACCTGCCGGACTTCGTCTACTTCAACCACTCCATCCACGTGGGCAAGGGCGTCGGCTGCGCCACCTGCCACGGCCGCGTGGACCAGATGGGCGCCATCGAGCAGGCCGCCCCGCTGACGATGAGCTGGTGCCTGGACTGCCACCGCAACCCCGGCCCCAACCTCCGCCCCCAGGAGTTCATCACCAGCATGACCTGGGCGCCCCCGACGGAGAAGGCGGAGGCCTCGGCCCTCGCTGAGAAGCTCTCCAAGGAATACGACGTTCACTCGCGCACGAGCTGCTCCACATGCCACCGATGA
- a CDS encoding HNH endonuclease — protein MSQAKRRRVLGIIATDATFERVPHRGAEVWMGKCLHCNAHLTVGLDGEPISRATIEHIVPRSAGGTDALENLGLACARCNQGKGSRHDAHFHRDARVRELVDRLLQKRRDRWRDPGDPDSE, from the coding sequence ATGAGCCAGGCCAAGCGCCGCCGCGTCCTGGGCATCATCGCCACCGACGCCACCTTCGAGCGCGTCCCCCACCGGGGCGCCGAGGTGTGGATGGGCAAGTGCCTGCACTGCAACGCCCACCTCACCGTCGGCCTGGACGGCGAGCCCATCAGCCGCGCCACCATCGAGCACATCGTGCCCCGGAGCGCCGGCGGCACCGACGCGCTGGAGAACCTGGGCCTGGCCTGCGCCCGCTGCAACCAGGGCAAGGGCAGCCGCCACGACGCCCACTTCCACCGCGACGCCCGCGTGCGCGAGCTGGTGGACCGCCTGCTCCAGAAGCGCCGCGATCGCTGGCGCGACCCTGGCGACCCGGACTCCGAGTAG
- the pdeM gene encoding ligase-associated DNA damage response endonuclease PdeM: MVPGRCQTRVADADVELLPERALHWPEAGVLAVADLHWGKTESFQQHGIPLPLGVLEDDLARLSSALTATGARRLLLVGDLVHSKQGLTADVIRRVNAWRENHASLEVVLIRGNHDRHVRALPPTWRMEDREDAWDEGPFRFAHHPEPATGRYVWAGHLHPMVRLTGGADRLRLPCFHLRPGVGVLPAFSAFTGGLDVRRGKKDRVYAVAGTAVVEV, encoded by the coding sequence ATGGTCCCAGGCCGATGCCAGACCCGCGTAGCGGACGCGGACGTGGAGCTGCTCCCGGAACGGGCTCTGCACTGGCCTGAAGCCGGCGTGCTCGCCGTGGCCGACCTGCACTGGGGCAAGACCGAGTCCTTCCAGCAGCACGGCATCCCCCTGCCCCTGGGCGTCCTGGAGGACGACCTGGCCCGTCTGTCCTCCGCCCTCACCGCCACCGGTGCCCGGCGTTTGCTCCTGGTGGGAGACCTAGTCCATTCGAAACAGGGGCTCACCGCCGACGTCATCCGTCGCGTGAATGCCTGGCGCGAAAACCATGCATCATTAGAAGTCGTGCTGATACGCGGCAATCACGACCGCCACGTCCGGGCCCTCCCTCCCACCTGGCGGATGGAGGATCGCGAGGACGCATGGGATGAAGGCCCGTTCCGCTTCGCCCACCACCCGGAGCCCGCTACAGGCCGCTACGTGTGGGCCGGGCACCTCCACCCCATGGTGCGCCTGACGGGCGGGGCGGACCGGCTGCGGCTGCCGTGCTTCCACCTGCGCCCCGGGGTGGGCGTCCTGCCCGCGTTCAGCGCCTTCACCGGGGGCCTGGACGTGCGGCGGGGCAAGAAGGACCGCGTCTACGCCGTCGCCGGCACCGCGGTGGTGGAGGTCTAG
- a CDS encoding ligase-associated DNA damage response DEXH box helicase, with product MRGKHAPENQTEAPKRTRAKRPVPRSPSPYQGAPMDQLRQWFAAKGWTPYAFQEEAWAAYARGDSGLIHVPTGAGKTYAAYIGPLADVAERNEKGLQILYLTPLRAVSRDVEQALREPLNALDADLEVESRTGDTSSSVRQRQRERLPQVLITTPESLSLLLTQEQAAENFASLRAVIVDEWHELLASKRGTQVELALARLRHFAPGLRIWALSATLANLEEAARTVVGTDRKPTLVSADLQRPVDVETLLPEEVDTFPWSGHLGFTMLPRVAEWLDPTQSTLLFTNTRSQAERWFEGLRFLRPEWEHLLALHHGSIDREERERVEGGLKDGSLRLVVCTSSLDLGVDFGPVERVIQIGSPKGIGRTLQRAGRSAHRPGATCRILFVPTHALELVEMAAARDAIASREVEPRTPLSKPLDVLAQHLVTCALGGGFTREALRDEVRTATSYASLTDEEFDWALTLVREGGPTLRAYPEFRRVVEVDGRFRVPDVRLARLHKLNIGTITSDASVQLRYWSGGNLGTVEESYVSRLKPGDTFLFAGRRLEFSRFKDMTAYVKPAKAKATQTPRWGGSRLPLSTSLASAMRRTLEAARQGDVTRDEIAAAWPILDAQARLSRIPGDGRCLAEVCRTRDGHHLFLYPFEGRLVHEGLAALLALRLTRLRKATFSLSVNDYGLELLTPTPFPFDEALRPALFTRERLVEDILESVNLSELARRQFRDIARVAGLVMPGLPGARKSTRQVQASSALLYDVFVKYDPDNLLLRQARREVLEQQFEQGRLARTLERLEARPVEVVHVHRPSPLAFPLVVERISASVSNESLLDRVERLKERWSQADARPA from the coding sequence ATGCGCGGCAAGCACGCGCCGGAGAATCAAACCGAAGCACCGAAGCGCACCCGAGCGAAGCGCCCTGTCCCCCGAAGCCCTTCTCCCTACCAGGGCGCGCCGATGGATCAGCTCCGTCAGTGGTTCGCCGCCAAGGGCTGGACGCCGTACGCCTTCCAGGAGGAGGCCTGGGCCGCCTACGCGCGAGGAGACAGCGGCCTCATCCACGTGCCCACCGGCGCGGGGAAGACCTACGCGGCCTACATCGGTCCGCTGGCGGACGTGGCCGAGCGCAACGAGAAGGGCCTTCAAATCCTCTACCTCACGCCGCTGCGCGCGGTGTCGCGCGACGTGGAGCAGGCCCTGCGCGAACCGTTGAACGCGCTGGACGCGGACCTGGAGGTGGAGAGCCGCACGGGAGACACGTCCTCCTCCGTGCGCCAGCGTCAGCGCGAGCGCCTGCCCCAGGTCCTCATCACCACGCCGGAATCCCTCTCCCTGCTGCTGACCCAGGAGCAGGCGGCGGAGAACTTCGCGTCCCTGCGCGCGGTCATCGTGGACGAATGGCACGAGCTGCTCGCCTCCAAGCGAGGCACGCAGGTGGAGCTGGCCCTGGCGCGCCTGCGCCACTTCGCCCCGGGCCTGCGCATCTGGGCGCTGTCCGCCACGCTCGCCAACCTGGAGGAGGCCGCGCGCACCGTCGTCGGCACGGACCGCAAGCCCACGCTGGTGAGCGCGGATCTGCAACGCCCGGTGGACGTGGAGACGCTGCTGCCGGAGGAGGTGGACACCTTCCCCTGGTCTGGCCACCTGGGCTTCACCATGCTCCCGCGCGTGGCGGAGTGGCTGGACCCCACGCAGTCCACGCTGCTCTTCACCAACACGCGCTCGCAAGCAGAGCGCTGGTTCGAAGGGCTGCGCTTCCTGCGCCCGGAGTGGGAGCACCTGCTCGCGCTGCATCACGGATCCATCGACCGCGAGGAGCGCGAGCGCGTGGAGGGAGGCCTCAAGGACGGCAGCCTGCGCCTCGTCGTGTGCACGTCCTCGCTGGACCTGGGCGTGGACTTCGGCCCGGTGGAGCGCGTCATCCAGATTGGCAGTCCCAAGGGCATCGGCCGCACCCTCCAGCGCGCGGGCCGCAGCGCGCACCGCCCCGGCGCCACCTGCCGCATCCTCTTCGTCCCCACGCACGCGCTGGAGCTGGTGGAGATGGCCGCCGCGCGGGACGCCATCGCGAGCCGCGAGGTGGAGCCGCGCACGCCGCTGTCCAAGCCGCTCGACGTGTTGGCCCAGCACCTGGTGACGTGCGCGCTGGGCGGAGGCTTCACCCGCGAGGCCCTGCGCGACGAGGTCCGCACCGCCACGAGCTACGCGTCCCTCACGGACGAGGAGTTCGACTGGGCCCTCACCCTGGTGCGCGAAGGCGGCCCCACGCTGCGCGCCTACCCGGAGTTCCGACGCGTGGTGGAGGTGGACGGCCGCTTCCGCGTGCCCGACGTGCGGCTCGCCCGGCTGCACAAGCTCAACATCGGCACCATCACCTCGGACGCGTCCGTGCAGCTGCGCTACTGGAGCGGCGGCAACCTGGGCACGGTGGAGGAGTCCTACGTCAGCCGCCTGAAGCCCGGGGACACCTTCCTCTTCGCGGGCCGCCGTCTGGAGTTCAGCCGCTTCAAGGACATGACGGCGTACGTGAAGCCCGCGAAGGCCAAGGCCACGCAGACGCCGCGCTGGGGCGGCAGCCGCCTGCCCCTCTCCACCTCGCTCGCGTCCGCGATGCGCCGCACGCTGGAGGCCGCGCGTCAGGGCGACGTCACACGGGATGAGATCGCCGCCGCGTGGCCCATCCTCGACGCGCAGGCCCGTCTGTCGCGCATCCCCGGCGACGGCCGCTGTCTGGCGGAAGTCTGCCGCACGCGCGACGGCCACCACCTCTTCCTCTATCCCTTCGAAGGAAGGCTCGTGCACGAGGGCCTGGCCGCGCTCCTCGCCCTGCGCCTGACGCGCCTGCGGAAGGCCACCTTCAGCCTGTCGGTGAACGACTACGGCCTGGAGCTGCTCACCCCCACGCCCTTCCCCTTCGATGAAGCCCTGCGCCCGGCCCTCTTCACCCGCGAGCGGCTGGTGGAGGACATCCTGGAGAGCGTGAACCTGAGCGAGCTCGCGCGCCGGCAGTTCCGCGACATCGCCCGCGTGGCCGGACTGGTGATGCCGGGCCTGCCCGGAGCGCGCAAGTCCACCCGCCAGGTGCAGGCCAGCTCCGCGCTCCTCTATGACGTCTTCGTGAAGTACGACCCGGACAACCTCCTGCTGCGCCAGGCACGCCGCGAGGTCCTGGAGCAGCAGTTCGAACAGGGCCGGCTCGCGCGCACCCTGGAGCGCCTGGAGGCACGCCCCGTCGAGGTCGTCCACGTCCACCGGCCCTCGCCGCTGGCCTTCCCGCTCGTCGTCGAGCGCATCAGCGCGAGCGTGTCCAACGAATCCCTGCTGGACCGCGTGGAGCGCCTCAAGGAGCGATGGTCCCAGGCCGATGCCAGACCCGCGTAG
- a CDS encoding ATP-dependent DNA ligase: MRALADLYDTLDQTTSTNAKVEAMAQYFRKTPPEDAAWGLFFFTGQKLKRLLTSKLLVGWTQELTGIPDWLFDEVYASVGDLAEVIALLLDGANLPPEHAEELPLSRWLEERLLPLRGLEASEQRERVVGWWRSMPRRELFLLNKMLTGELRVGVSNTLVVRAIAQVTGLPAPSVAHRLMGTWSPTKAFFEQLVAPDVSDGHVSRPYPYYLASPLEQPPESLGELSDWLVEWKWDGIRGQLIRRQGDVFLWSRGEELITERFPEITEAARALPEGTVLDGEVMAYEDGTPLPFARLQRRIGRQKLTPKVLAEAPAAFVVYDLLEQDGKDLRELPLRERRARLEALLKDHPRFPISPSVTAPSWEALAELRKESRTRNVEGLMIKRLDSVYQTGRKRGDWWKWKIDPYTVDAVLLYAHPGHGRRAALYTDYTFAVWNGEDLLPVTKAYSGLTDEEISRLDRWIRAHTREKFGPVRSVDPEQVFELHFEAIAPSPRHKSGIALRFPRIARWRADKTARDADTLDSLKGLLHAAH; this comes from the coding sequence GTGCGAGCACTGGCCGACCTGTACGACACGCTCGACCAGACGACCTCCACCAACGCGAAGGTGGAGGCGATGGCGCAGTACTTCCGGAAGACGCCGCCGGAGGACGCCGCCTGGGGACTGTTCTTCTTCACGGGCCAGAAGCTCAAGCGGCTGCTCACGTCGAAGCTGCTGGTGGGCTGGACGCAGGAGCTGACGGGCATCCCGGACTGGCTCTTCGACGAGGTCTACGCGTCGGTGGGAGACCTGGCGGAGGTGATTGCCCTGCTGCTCGACGGCGCGAACCTCCCGCCCGAGCACGCCGAGGAGCTTCCCCTCTCACGCTGGCTGGAAGAGCGCCTGTTGCCGCTGCGCGGACTGGAAGCATCGGAGCAGCGAGAGCGCGTGGTGGGCTGGTGGAGGTCCATGCCCCGCCGCGAGCTGTTCCTGCTCAACAAGATGCTCACGGGTGAGTTGCGCGTGGGCGTGTCCAACACGCTGGTGGTCCGCGCCATCGCGCAGGTCACGGGGTTGCCAGCGCCCAGCGTGGCGCACCGGCTGATGGGCACGTGGTCGCCCACGAAGGCGTTCTTCGAACAGCTCGTCGCGCCGGACGTGTCGGACGGGCACGTGTCGCGCCCGTATCCGTACTACCTCGCGTCCCCGCTGGAGCAGCCGCCGGAGTCTCTGGGCGAGCTGAGTGACTGGCTCGTCGAATGGAAGTGGGACGGCATCCGGGGCCAGCTCATCCGCCGCCAGGGCGACGTGTTCCTCTGGAGCCGGGGTGAGGAGCTGATCACCGAACGCTTCCCTGAAATCACCGAGGCCGCCCGCGCCCTGCCCGAAGGCACGGTGCTGGACGGCGAGGTGATGGCCTACGAGGACGGCACGCCCCTGCCCTTCGCCCGGCTCCAGCGCCGCATTGGCAGACAGAAGCTCACGCCCAAGGTGCTGGCGGAGGCCCCCGCCGCGTTCGTCGTCTACGACCTGCTGGAGCAGGACGGCAAGGACCTGCGCGAGCTGCCCCTGCGTGAGCGCCGCGCGAGGCTGGAGGCCCTGCTCAAGGACCACCCGCGCTTCCCCATCTCCCCTTCGGTGACGGCGCCGTCGTGGGAGGCCCTGGCGGAGCTGCGCAAGGAGTCGCGCACGCGCAACGTCGAGGGCCTGATGATCAAGCGCCTGGACTCCGTCTACCAGACGGGGCGCAAGCGCGGTGACTGGTGGAAGTGGAAGATCGACCCGTACACGGTGGACGCGGTGCTGCTCTACGCGCACCCGGGCCACGGCCGGCGCGCGGCGCTCTACACGGACTACACGTTCGCGGTGTGGAACGGCGAGGACCTGCTGCCGGTGACGAAGGCCTACTCGGGCCTCACCGACGAGGAGATCAGCCGGCTGGACCGGTGGATCCGCGCCCACACGCGGGAGAAGTTCGGTCCGGTGCGCTCGGTGGATCCAGAGCAGGTGTTCGAGCTGCACTTCGAAGCCATCGCCCCGTCCCCGCGACACAAGTCGGGCATCGCCCTGCGCTTCCCCCGCATCGCCCGCTGGCGCGCGGACAAGACGGCGCGAGACGCGGACACGCTCGACTCGCTGAAGGGGCTGCTCCATGCAGCCCACTAA